The Impatiens glandulifera chromosome 3, dImpGla2.1, whole genome shotgun sequence genome contains a region encoding:
- the LOC124930394 gene encoding probable pectinesterase 55, translating to MTYFSLFSIVLVLTFFISSSFAYNFTSTVVVDKSGKGQFKTIQSAINSVPAGNNKWFHIIVNSGVYYEKVSISAEKEYIFLDGSGSSRTIISWGDHQSTATSATFSSSANNFVAKGITFVNSYNIKQTTKLAPALAVILSGDKAAFYNCGFIGFQDTLCDFQGRHYFRSCYIEGVADFIWGYGQSVYQNCNIKVNGRGAISLGYITAQGRGSAQDSNGFVFQGCNVGGIGKAYLGRAYGSFSRVVFIKSTFSSVVTPLGWDNGFHPGEELSFIFVFLFISTHKGGSFMFAISYTITILIL from the exons ATGACTTATTTTTCGTTGTTTTCAATAGTTCTAGTGCTGACATTCTTTATTAGTTCTAGTTTTGCCTATAATTTTACTTCAACGGTAGTCGTCGATAAGTCTGGAAAAGGTCAATTCAAGACAATTCAAAGTGCGATTAATTCTGTTCCGGCCGGAAATAATAAGTGGTTTCACATTATTGTCAATTCAGGCGTCTACTA TGAAAAGGTATCAATCTCAGCCGAGaaagaatacatatttttaGATGGAAGTGGCTCATCTCGCACGATAATCTCATGGGGTGATCATCAATCTACCGCCACAAGTGCCACATTTAGCTCATCTGCCAACAATTTTGTTGCTAAGGGCATAACATTTGTG AATTCGTATAATATAAAACAAACCACCAAACTTGCACCAGCATTGGCAGTAATATTATCCGGAGACAAAGCAGCCTTCTATAATTGTGGATTTATTGGTTTTCAAGACACACTTTGTGACTTTCAGGGTCGTCATTACTTTCGGTCATGCTACATTGAAGGAGTGGCTGATTTTATTTGGGGCTATGGTCAATCGGTTTACCAG AACTGCAACATAAAAGTCAATGGGAGAGGAGCAATTTCTCTTGGTTATATTACTGCTCAAGGAAGAGGATCAGCACAAGATTCAAATGGCTTTGTGTTCCAGGGTTGTAATGTTGGTGGTATTGGGAAAGCATACCTTGGAAGAGCTTATGGATCATTTTCTAGAGTTGTTTTCATTAAATCGACATTTAGTTCGGTTGTGACTCCTTTAGGATGGGATAATGGTTTTCACCCGGGAGAAGAGTTGagtttcatttttgttttccttttcatttCAACACACAAAGGTGGTTCTTTCATGTTTGCAATCTCATATACGATTACCATTTTGATTTTGTGA